From Amycolatopsis sp. YIM 10, the proteins below share one genomic window:
- a CDS encoding LapA family protein: MLWLFGQIWVWLLVAFGLGVLLTWMVLSVVHRKELARAEAEALPSRPFYEDEDPPAAAPAYPAPAYPADDYDDGFTYDERPRNGYAHPEPSAHGHDNDFPREDLDDPYPGHDPYPQSYPGNLHPVDAYPDDGYPQDDYPEEPVRGRQPRQDEIDWPAENAQPAWPTDEDWPPAEPRQRNW, from the coding sequence ATGCTGTGGTTGTTCGGCCAGATCTGGGTCTGGCTGCTGGTCGCCTTCGGGCTCGGTGTGCTGCTGACCTGGATGGTGCTGTCCGTGGTGCACCGCAAGGAGCTGGCCAGGGCCGAGGCCGAGGCGCTGCCGTCGAGGCCGTTCTACGAGGACGAGGACCCGCCCGCGGCGGCACCCGCCTACCCGGCACCCGCCTACCCGGCGGACGACTACGACGACGGCTTCACCTACGACGAGCGTCCTCGCAACGGCTACGCCCACCCCGAGCCCAGCGCGCACGGGCACGACAACGACTTCCCCCGGGAAGACCTGGACGACCCGTACCCCGGTCACGACCCGTACCCCCAGTCGTACCCGGGCAACCTGCACCCGGTCGACGCCTATCCCGACGACGGTTACCCCCAGGACGACTACCCGGAGGAGCCGGTGCGGGGCAGGCAGCCGCGCCAGGACGAGATCGACTGGCCGGCGGAGAACGCCCAACCGGCGTGGCCGACCGACGAGGACTGGCCGCCTGCGGAGCCCCGCCAGCGCAACTGGTAA
- a CDS encoding OmpA family protein: MSGRLLLIPLALVVTAALALVITWTDGARLEAELAQRSGTPAAAPPAQPAVAAEGGDAKGELQTEIDQLLAAEPITFTPDTAELTAESEKTVSRIREVLAKAPADASFEVGGHVAKTPGDEEAGLELSRQRAEAVAKLVAGDAVPAERITAKGYGDTRPKAGGGDDRRVEITVK; encoded by the coding sequence ATGTCCGGCCGCCTGTTGCTGATCCCGTTGGCACTGGTGGTGACCGCCGCGTTGGCGCTGGTCATCACCTGGACCGACGGTGCCCGGCTGGAGGCGGAGCTGGCGCAGCGGTCGGGCACCCCGGCCGCGGCACCGCCCGCCCAGCCGGCCGTCGCCGCCGAGGGCGGTGACGCCAAGGGTGAGCTGCAGACCGAGATCGACCAGCTGCTCGCGGCCGAGCCGATCACCTTCACCCCGGACACCGCCGAGCTGACCGCGGAGAGCGAGAAGACCGTCTCCCGCATCCGCGAGGTGCTGGCGAAGGCGCCCGCGGACGCCTCCTTCGAGGTGGGCGGGCACGTCGCGAAGACGCCGGGTGACGAGGAGGCCGGCCTGGAGCTGTCGCGGCAGCGCGCGGAAGCGGTGGCGAAGCTGGTCGCCGGTGACGCGGTACCCGCCGAGCGGATCACCGCGAAGGGGTACGGGGACACACGACCCAAGGCGGGCGGTGGGGACGACCGCCGGGTCGAGATCACGGTCAAGTAG
- a CDS encoding ESX secretion-associated protein EspG: protein MSVRLTQPIVLPLAAFRQAWKWQRLGPLHPVIGIEERWADTDTQRDLENRVLDGLNRAGLARNGVLSRHFKDVLKVLAEADREFYGWVGLVDSGNSAGVLVATDEFGSAVRVFRDDTHIRLDNAEFGAPERCLVDSLPRVPPARVPELRVPKSDTAAVTELTSSRRTGVHKLHAARPDRGGSRRRSAPLTVLDLAGRGRVMTFVTEDKGAEPQVNCASGTPEAMVRHLHAADSALRPY from the coding sequence GTGAGCGTGCGACTGACCCAGCCGATCGTGCTGCCGCTGGCGGCGTTCCGGCAGGCGTGGAAGTGGCAGCGGCTGGGCCCGCTGCACCCGGTGATCGGCATCGAGGAGCGGTGGGCCGACACGGACACCCAGCGTGACCTGGAGAACCGCGTCCTCGACGGGCTCAACCGCGCCGGGCTGGCCCGCAACGGGGTGCTGAGCAGGCACTTCAAGGACGTGCTGAAGGTGCTGGCCGAAGCCGACCGCGAGTTCTACGGCTGGGTCGGCCTGGTCGACTCCGGCAACTCGGCCGGGGTGCTGGTGGCCACCGACGAGTTCGGCAGCGCGGTGCGGGTGTTCCGCGACGACACGCACATCCGGCTCGACAACGCCGAGTTCGGCGCTCCCGAGCGCTGCCTGGTGGACTCGCTGCCGCGGGTGCCACCGGCCAGGGTGCCGGAGCTGCGGGTGCCCAAGTCGGACACGGCCGCCGTCACCGAGCTGACCAGCTCGCGGCGCACCGGGGTGCACAAGCTGCACGCCGCCCGGCCCGACCGCGGCGGCTCCCGGCGGCGCAGTGCGCCGCTGACCGTGCTCGACCTCGCCGGACGCGGTCGGGTGATGACGTTCGTCACCGAGGACAAGGGTGCCGAACCGCAGGTCAACTGCGCTTCCGGCACGCCGGAGGCGATGGTGCGCCATTTGCACGCGGCGGATTCCGCCCTCCGGCCCTACTGA
- a CDS encoding SGNH/GDSL hydrolase family protein: MFGFDSYVAVGDSFTEGLNDELPDGSFRGFADRLAEILAGGRSDFRYANTALRGKMLAEIVDEQIPVALEFKPDLVTLCAGGNDIVVPGVDVDAVAARFEEAVVALRAAGITVAVYTGPDTKVMSVMNRLRGKVAIYNAHLRAIADRHGAHVVDLWSMDALHDLRAWSDDRLHFTPEGHHRIALRTAEVLGVPTDQDWREPWPASPEPTWISLRRSDLEWTRTHLLPWIRRHLRGESLGDGLTPKRPRLDPLRPSDGGLVDSKPAP; the protein is encoded by the coding sequence GTGTTTGGCTTTGACAGCTACGTCGCCGTCGGCGACAGCTTCACCGAAGGGCTGAACGACGAGCTTCCGGACGGCAGTTTCCGGGGTTTCGCCGATCGGCTGGCCGAGATTCTGGCTGGGGGCCGGAGTGACTTCCGTTACGCCAACACGGCGCTGCGGGGCAAGATGCTCGCCGAGATCGTGGACGAGCAGATCCCGGTCGCGCTGGAGTTCAAGCCGGATCTGGTGACGCTGTGCGCCGGCGGCAACGACATCGTGGTGCCCGGGGTGGACGTGGACGCGGTCGCCGCGCGCTTCGAGGAGGCCGTGGTCGCGCTGCGCGCCGCCGGCATCACCGTGGCCGTGTACACCGGTCCCGACACCAAGGTGATGTCGGTGATGAACCGGCTGCGCGGCAAGGTGGCGATCTACAACGCCCACCTGCGCGCGATCGCCGACCGGCACGGCGCGCACGTGGTGGACCTGTGGTCGATGGACGCGCTGCACGACCTGCGGGCGTGGAGCGACGACCGGCTGCACTTCACCCCGGAGGGCCACCACCGGATCGCGTTGCGCACCGCCGAGGTGCTGGGCGTGCCGACCGACCAGGACTGGCGCGAGCCGTGGCCGGCCAGCCCGGAACCGACGTGGATCTCGCTGCGGCGGTCGGATCTGGAGTGGACGCGGACGCACCTGCTGCCGTGGATCCGCCGCCACCTGCGCGGTGAGTCGCTGGGCGACGGGCTCACGCCGAAGCGGCCGCGACTGGACCCGCTGCGTCCCTCGGACGGTGGACTGGTCGACTCCAAGCCCGCTCCCTGA
- a CDS encoding DUF3159 domain-containing protein, whose product MSESPSTESRESLAQLLGGRKGALDASVPPAAFVVGWLAADSSIAWGAGVAIGVAVVLGAFRLATGDKARAVVVSLAAVIAAALIALHTGRAEDFFLIQLLSNVASALLWAASIVVRWPLLGVVVGFALGQKTRWRRDPELLRAYSRASWIWVFGQYVLRVLVYGSLWWSGQVVALGIARTVLSWPLVALTLAVSGWVLYRSLPAEHPGLRHPRLSGESAERADAGEK is encoded by the coding sequence GTGAGCGAGTCCCCTTCGACCGAATCGCGCGAGTCACTGGCCCAGCTGCTCGGCGGGCGCAAGGGCGCGCTGGACGCGAGCGTGCCGCCGGCCGCCTTCGTGGTCGGCTGGCTGGCCGCGGACTCGTCCATCGCCTGGGGTGCCGGGGTGGCGATCGGGGTGGCCGTGGTGCTGGGCGCCTTCCGGCTGGCGACCGGGGACAAGGCGCGCGCGGTGGTGGTCAGCCTGGCCGCGGTCATCGCGGCGGCGCTGATCGCGCTGCACACCGGGCGCGCGGAGGACTTCTTCCTGATCCAACTGCTGTCCAATGTGGCCAGTGCGCTGCTGTGGGCGGCGAGCATCGTGGTGCGCTGGCCGCTGCTGGGCGTGGTGGTCGGCTTCGCGCTCGGGCAGAAGACCCGCTGGCGCCGCGATCCCGAGCTGCTGCGCGCGTACTCGCGGGCGAGCTGGATCTGGGTGTTCGGCCAGTACGTGCTGCGGGTGCTGGTGTACGGCTCGCTGTGGTGGAGCGGCCAGGTGGTGGCACTGGGCATCGCGCGCACGGTGCTCTCCTGGCCGCTGGTGGCGCTGACGCTGGCGGTCAGCGGCTGGGTGCTCTACCGCTCGCTGCCCGCCGAGCACCCCGGCCTGCGGCACCCGCGACTGTCCGGCGAAAGCGCTGAACGCGCGGACGCCGGAGAGAAGTAG
- a CDS encoding N-acetylglucosamine kinase, with the protein MSDPSRPRVVGVDAGGTSTRALAVDADGIVLGSGRAGGANPNAHPPEQAAANIAAAIGDALRDADPGSVRACVVGMAGVSKLTDPAMAKVFDDAWTGLRLGCGVRMVADAEAAFASATDAPDGTVLVAGTGSISARIRKRHLVSTTGGYGWLLGDEGSAFWIGREAVRATLTALGRGGPFDGLPLAVLREALHLSDLDALRAQTETDRLLTSRRLITTCNFESPIRLARFAPLVSAAAAEGDATARKITDRAAELLVANALEAREPDEDTPLVLVGSVLVGDSPVGAKVRETLRALEIRSATDGVLGAAWLAAVDAFGENAPRPVLEIQ; encoded by the coding sequence GTGAGTGACCCCAGCCGTCCCCGTGTCGTCGGTGTCGACGCGGGCGGAACGTCCACGCGCGCGCTCGCCGTCGACGCCGACGGCATCGTGCTCGGCAGCGGCCGCGCGGGCGGTGCCAATCCGAACGCGCACCCGCCGGAGCAGGCCGCGGCGAACATCGCCGCCGCCATCGGCGACGCGCTGCGTGACGCCGACCCCGGCTCGGTCAGAGCCTGCGTGGTCGGCATGGCCGGGGTCAGCAAGCTGACCGATCCCGCGATGGCGAAGGTGTTCGACGACGCGTGGACCGGTCTCCGGCTCGGCTGCGGTGTGCGCATGGTCGCCGACGCCGAGGCCGCGTTCGCCTCGGCCACCGACGCCCCGGACGGCACTGTGCTGGTGGCGGGCACCGGCTCGATCTCGGCGCGCATCCGCAAGCGCCACCTGGTCTCCACCACCGGCGGTTACGGCTGGCTGCTCGGCGACGAGGGCTCGGCGTTCTGGATCGGCCGGGAGGCGGTGCGGGCCACGCTGACCGCGCTGGGCCGCGGCGGCCCGTTCGACGGGTTGCCGCTGGCGGTCCTGCGCGAGGCACTGCACCTGTCCGATTTGGACGCATTGCGCGCGCAGACCGAAACCGACCGCCTGCTCACCTCGCGCCGGTTGATCACCACCTGCAACTTCGAGTCGCCGATCCGGTTGGCCAGGTTCGCCCCGCTGGTCAGCGCGGCCGCAGCCGAAGGTGACGCGACAGCACGGAAAATCACCGACCGGGCGGCGGAACTGCTGGTGGCCAACGCGCTCGAAGCACGCGAACCCGATGAGGACACGCCACTGGTCCTCGTCGGCAGCGTGCTGGTCGGGGACAGCCCGGTCGGCGCGAAGGTGCGGGAAACGCTCCGTGCACTGGAAATCCGTTCCGCCACCGATGGCGTACTCGGCGCCGCCTGGCTGGCGGCGGTGGACGCCTTCGGTGAGAACGCTCCGCGACCGGTGCTGGAAATCCAGTAG
- a CDS encoding SIS domain-containing protein produces MTVEGQQPGAHMAAEIAEQPAVLAALRERQPEIAGVAEAIAKRPPRFALLAARGSSDHAALYAKYLIEVLLGLPAGLVSPSTVTLYGAAPDLRDVLLVTVSQSGGSPDLVEFTESARKQGARTVAVSNTPSSPLSAAAELAVDIGAGREQAVAATKTYSATLLALYLLVDAVRGGKGADADGLGELAQQTLDRSAAGVQRAVDRYRFVNRVITAGRGYSYASALEAALKLAETSYLAARAYSGADLLHGPVAAIDGDTAVLALTNRGKGGEAMREVLDAVSGRGADVLAIGSAAADVPAALRIEVPPVAEELAPVLDVLPAQRLALGLSLARGGDPDRPRGLNKVTKTR; encoded by the coding sequence ATGACCGTAGAGGGTCAGCAGCCCGGCGCGCACATGGCCGCCGAAATCGCCGAACAGCCCGCCGTGCTGGCGGCCCTTCGGGAGCGGCAGCCGGAGATCGCCGGGGTGGCCGAAGCGATCGCGAAACGCCCGCCCCGCTTCGCTTTGCTGGCCGCGCGCGGGTCCAGCGACCACGCCGCGCTCTACGCCAAGTACCTGATCGAGGTGCTGCTGGGGTTGCCGGCCGGGCTGGTTTCGCCGTCCACCGTGACGCTCTACGGGGCCGCGCCGGACCTCCGGGATGTGCTCCTGGTGACGGTCAGCCAAAGTGGAGGTTCACCTGATCTGGTGGAATTCACCGAGTCGGCCCGCAAGCAGGGCGCACGCACCGTGGCGGTCAGCAACACTCCGTCATCGCCGCTGAGCGCCGCCGCGGAACTGGCCGTGGACATCGGCGCCGGGCGGGAGCAGGCGGTCGCCGCGACCAAGACCTACTCGGCCACGCTGCTCGCGCTTTACCTGCTCGTCGACGCGGTGCGCGGCGGCAAGGGCGCCGACGCCGACGGGCTCGGCGAACTGGCCCAGCAGACGCTCGACCGCTCGGCGGCGGGCGTGCAGCGCGCGGTCGACCGGTACCGCTTCGTCAACCGGGTGATCACCGCCGGTCGCGGTTACTCCTACGCCAGCGCGCTGGAGGCCGCGCTGAAGCTCGCCGAGACCAGCTACCTCGCCGCGCGCGCGTACAGCGGGGCGGACCTGCTCCACGGCCCGGTCGCGGCGATCGACGGTGACACCGCCGTGCTCGCGCTGACCAACCGCGGCAAGGGCGGCGAAGCCATGCGCGAGGTGCTCGACGCGGTCTCCGGCCGCGGTGCCGACGTGCTGGCCATCGGCTCGGCCGCCGCCGACGTCCCGGCCGCGCTGCGGATCGAGGTGCCGCCGGTGGCCGAGGAACTGGCACCCGTGCTCGACGTGCTCCCGGCGCAGCGCCTGGCACTCGGCCTGTCACTGGCCAGGGGCGGCGACCCGGACCGGCCGCGCGGGCTCAACAAGGTCACCAAAACCCGCTGA
- a CDS encoding GntR family transcriptional regulator, giving the protein MLETSPPGESGPATGTRGQREPKYWALKQHLLDLLDALPAGSSIPTERALAGEFGVSRTTVRQALADLTVEGRLHRVQGKGTFAAEPKFAQRLQLSSYTEDMRASGREPSSKLLEIDELPAEGELAKLLGIRAGAKVLRMRRLRLADAEPMALETTHLPLGRFRGLRKHVSAGGSLYAVLREQFGVEMERAEETIETALAGPQEAELLGADVGMPMLLLSRHSFAADGKPVEFVRSIYRGDRYKFVTTLNRP; this is encoded by the coding sequence ATGTTGGAGACATCACCGCCCGGGGAATCCGGCCCGGCCACCGGTACCCGGGGGCAACGCGAGCCGAAGTACTGGGCACTGAAGCAACACCTGCTGGACCTGCTGGACGCACTGCCCGCCGGGTCGTCCATCCCCACCGAGCGGGCGCTGGCCGGCGAGTTCGGCGTCTCGCGGACCACCGTCCGCCAGGCGCTGGCCGACCTGACCGTGGAGGGCAGGCTGCACCGCGTGCAGGGCAAGGGCACCTTCGCGGCCGAGCCGAAGTTCGCCCAGCGCCTGCAGCTGTCCTCCTACACCGAGGACATGCGGGCGTCCGGGCGCGAGCCGTCGTCGAAGCTGCTGGAGATCGACGAGCTGCCCGCCGAGGGCGAGCTGGCCAAGCTGCTCGGCATCCGCGCCGGGGCGAAGGTGCTGCGCATGCGCCGCCTGCGGCTGGCCGACGCCGAGCCGATGGCGCTGGAGACCACGCACCTGCCGCTCGGGCGCTTCCGCGGGCTGCGCAAGCACGTCAGCGCGGGCGGTTCGCTGTACGCGGTGCTGCGCGAACAGTTCGGCGTGGAGATGGAGCGCGCGGAGGAGACCATCGAGACCGCGCTCGCCGGGCCGCAGGAGGCCGAACTGCTCGGCGCCGACGTCGGCATGCCGATGTTGTTGCTGTCGCGGCATTCGTTCGCCGCCGACGGCAAGCCGGTGGAGTTCGTCCGCTCCATCTACCGAGGTGACCGGTACAAGTTCGTCACCACGCTGAACCGGCCGTGA
- a CDS encoding MFS transporter, which yields MTAPDLVRWGTPAARGVLATTILGSGMAMLDGTIVNVALPRIGDELDASVSGLQWILDGYMLALASLILIAGSLGDRYGRRRVFVIGVVWFGVASVLCGLAVTTEMLVATRILQGIGGALLTPGSLAILQSAFPRAERARAIGAWSGLGGIAAAIGPLVGGLLVQVWSWRLAFLINLPIAVVCVWLARKYVPESCDQQQHTGKPNVLASVVGAVGLAGVTAALVELPVRGAADVLVLGSGVAGLAGLVVFVVLQRRSADPLVPPQLFASRTFTLANALTLVVYAALGGVMMLMVLQLQVSLGYSPTAAGLAGLPITIVMLVLSGYSGRLAQKIGPRLQLVVGPMLVAAGMLLLLRVEPGASYLGAVLPAVTVFGLGLATVVAPVTATVLAAAPDQYAGVASGVNNAIARTGGLLAIALLPAVAGLTGAAYADPVALTASWRTALLVCAGLAVAGGLVAIGVRNDVLSGEPEPEHEHPEPGECLHCGVDAPPSAYARSRPE from the coding sequence GTGACCGCGCCCGACCTCGTTCGCTGGGGGACACCGGCGGCGCGCGGCGTGCTCGCCACCACCATCCTGGGGTCGGGCATGGCCATGCTCGACGGCACGATCGTCAACGTCGCGCTGCCGCGGATCGGCGACGAACTCGACGCCTCGGTTTCCGGTCTGCAGTGGATCCTCGACGGCTACATGCTGGCGCTCGCGTCGCTGATCCTGATCGCCGGTTCGCTCGGGGACCGGTACGGGCGGCGCCGGGTGTTTGTCATCGGCGTGGTCTGGTTCGGCGTCGCGTCGGTGCTGTGCGGGCTCGCGGTGACCACCGAGATGCTGGTGGCCACCCGGATCCTCCAGGGCATCGGCGGCGCGCTGCTCACCCCGGGCTCGCTGGCGATCCTGCAGTCGGCGTTCCCGCGTGCCGAACGGGCCAGGGCGATCGGTGCCTGGTCCGGGCTCGGCGGCATCGCGGCCGCGATCGGGCCGCTGGTCGGCGGGCTGCTGGTGCAGGTGTGGTCGTGGCGGCTGGCCTTCCTGATCAACCTGCCGATCGCGGTGGTCTGCGTCTGGCTGGCCCGCAAGTACGTGCCGGAGTCGTGCGACCAGCAGCAGCACACCGGCAAGCCGAACGTGCTGGCCTCGGTGGTCGGCGCGGTGGGACTGGCCGGAGTCACCGCGGCGCTGGTCGAGCTGCCGGTGCGCGGGGCGGCGGACGTGCTGGTGCTCGGGTCCGGGGTCGCCGGGCTGGCCGGATTGGTCGTTTTTGTGGTGCTCCAGCGGCGGTCGGCTGATCCGCTGGTGCCGCCGCAGTTGTTCGCCAGCCGGACGTTCACCCTGGCCAACGCGCTCACGCTGGTCGTTTACGCCGCGCTCGGCGGCGTGATGATGCTGATGGTGCTGCAGCTCCAGGTGTCGCTGGGGTACTCGCCGACCGCGGCGGGGCTGGCCGGGCTGCCGATCACCATCGTGATGCTGGTGCTCTCCGGGTACTCGGGACGGCTCGCGCAGAAGATCGGTCCACGGCTGCAGCTGGTGGTCGGGCCGATGCTGGTCGCCGCCGGGATGTTGCTGTTGCTGCGGGTCGAACCGGGTGCGTCGTACCTGGGTGCCGTGCTGCCCGCGGTGACCGTGTTCGGGCTGGGGCTGGCCACCGTGGTGGCGCCGGTCACGGCCACCGTGCTGGCCGCCGCGCCGGACCAGTACGCCGGGGTGGCGTCCGGGGTGAACAACGCCATCGCCAGGACCGGCGGACTGCTCGCCATCGCGCTGCTGCCCGCGGTCGCGGGGCTGACCGGGGCGGCCTACGCCGATCCGGTGGCGCTGACCGCGAGCTGGCGGACCGCACTGCTGGTGTGCGCGGGACTGGCTGTGGCCGGTGGGCTGGTGGCCATCGGGGTGCGCAACGACGTGCTCAGCGGGGAGCCGGAACCCGAGCACGAGCACCCCGAGCCGGGGGAGTGCCTGCACTGCGGGGTGGACGCGCCGCCGTCGGCCTACGCCCGCTCACGCCCGGAGTAG
- a CDS encoding threonine/serine dehydratase — translation MQLISLEHIRTAAGRIAGAAIRTPLLPQHWATGAPLWLKAENLQGIGAFKIRGAYNAIAALSEPQRQRGVVAYSSGNHAQAVAVAAKMFGVPAVIVVPDSTPRNKVEATTAHGAKVVEVPIAQRELAAQTLADQRGFNLIPPFDHPEVIAGQGTIGLEIAEDLPGTQVVLVPVSGGGLASGIGTAIKSLLPSARVYAVEPELAADTAESLLAGTRVDWPVEWRARTIADGLRAQPSELTFAHLKRVVDGIVTVSEDEIRAAVRVLATKAHLVAEPSGAVTTAAYLFRRDELPEGRTVAVVSGGNIDAALLAELLRA, via the coding sequence ATGCAGCTGATCTCCCTCGAGCACATCCGGACCGCCGCCGGCCGGATCGCCGGCGCCGCGATCCGCACCCCACTGCTGCCGCAGCACTGGGCGACCGGCGCCCCGCTCTGGCTGAAAGCCGAGAACCTGCAAGGGATCGGCGCGTTCAAGATCCGCGGCGCGTACAACGCGATCGCCGCGCTGAGTGAACCCCAGCGTCAACGCGGAGTAGTCGCCTACTCCAGCGGCAACCACGCGCAGGCGGTCGCGGTGGCGGCGAAGATGTTCGGCGTCCCGGCGGTGATCGTGGTGCCGGACAGCACCCCGCGCAACAAGGTGGAGGCCACCACCGCGCACGGCGCGAAGGTGGTCGAGGTGCCGATCGCGCAGCGCGAGCTGGCCGCCCAGACCCTCGCCGACCAGCGCGGGTTCAACCTCATCCCACCCTTCGACCACCCCGAGGTGATCGCCGGGCAGGGCACCATCGGCCTGGAGATCGCCGAGGACCTGCCCGGCACGCAGGTGGTGCTGGTGCCGGTCAGCGGCGGTGGGCTCGCCTCCGGCATCGGCACCGCGATCAAGTCGCTGCTGCCTTCGGCCAGGGTGTACGCGGTCGAGCCGGAACTGGCCGCCGACACCGCGGAGAGCCTGCTCGCCGGCACCAGGGTCGACTGGCCGGTCGAATGGCGGGCGCGCACCATCGCCGACGGCCTGCGCGCGCAGCCGTCCGAGCTGACCTTCGCGCACCTCAAGCGGGTGGTCGACGGCATCGTCACGGTCAGCGAGGACGAGATCCGCGCCGCCGTCCGGGTGCTGGCGACCAAGGCGCACCTGGTCGCCGAGCCCAGCGGCGCGGTGACCACGGCCGCCTACCTGTTCCGGCGGGACGAGCTGCCGGAGGGCCGCACGGTGGCCGTCGTCTCCGGCGGCAACATCGACGCGGCCCTGCTCGCCGAGCTACTCCGGGCGTGA
- a CDS encoding HIT family protein: MITAVQCTGADFCEEISGAADTSFSRFYEGDPPSRRVYSTENFELLADMSPLTAGHLLLLPKQHYLSFAQVLTVHRREAVELVGRVAGLYREVFQEPLFLEHGSSSGEVSHACITHAHLHLLPVSPAAVDRIMIGDGLTYRDLGTLAELSLPPWPDSAYFLRFHRQGCRVYLPTRQRRQYLRAVVGATLSIEDPEWDYAVVMRKEVLRSTMREVRSWSARLSGTRSQPEGRRHAD; the protein is encoded by the coding sequence ATGATCACTGCCGTGCAGTGCACGGGGGCGGATTTCTGCGAGGAAATTTCTGGTGCGGCCGATACCTCGTTCAGCCGTTTCTACGAAGGTGACCCGCCGTCGAGGCGAGTGTATTCAACAGAGAATTTCGAGTTGCTGGCCGACATGTCGCCGCTGACCGCTGGGCACCTGTTGCTGCTGCCCAAACAACACTACCTCTCCTTCGCGCAGGTCCTGACCGTCCACCGGCGGGAGGCGGTGGAACTGGTCGGCCGCGTGGCCGGACTCTACCGCGAGGTTTTCCAGGAGCCGCTGTTTCTCGAACACGGATCCAGCAGCGGAGAAGTGAGCCACGCCTGTATCACGCACGCGCACCTGCACCTGCTCCCCGTTTCCCCGGCCGCGGTGGACCGGATCATGATCGGTGATGGACTGACTTATCGCGATCTGGGTACGCTGGCCGAACTTTCCCTTCCGCCGTGGCCGGATTCCGCCTATTTCCTGCGGTTCCACAGGCAAGGCTGCCGCGTTTACCTGCCGACCAGGCAGCGCCGCCAGTACCTGCGAGCGGTGGTCGGCGCCACGCTTTCGATCGAGGACCCGGAATGGGATTACGCCGTGGTCATGCGCAAGGAAGTACTCCGTTCGACCATGCGGGAAGTCCGGTCGTGGTCGGCCCGGCTGTCCGGCACCCGCAGCCAACCGGAGGGACGGCGGCATGCGGACTGA
- the thiL gene encoding thiamine-phosphate kinase, with protein MRTDREFSDEPTRLANTVVPLFRAQNAAFEQVSQPGRNRVDLLAGVEAQDDCAVFRFRGDHELVVGSDYVRGPKFRLYEMGHLDEYDLGYYLVAANLSDIAAMGARPIGLLSVVRYPPDMTDAVFRRVLEGIRDACAAWECPNVGGDIGGAERLILSASALGVCPAGGTLFRTGAKPGDAICLTAATGFAGAAMAYLRAADPHPLIEETHLETMLAYWRRPVARIESGLALSASGVVTSCQDTSDGLKAALAGLAQAGAVGVEVQEKALQVPDAVSAVAAHLGLDPLSVVLGDSVDFELLFTAPEDQLGLLAGRLDFHQVGVVTERRDVVLVREDGTRAELPGKAWRHTPRDPADVGA; from the coding sequence ATGCGGACTGACCGGGAGTTCTCGGACGAACCGACCAGGCTGGCGAACACGGTCGTACCGTTGTTTCGCGCCCAGAACGCCGCTTTCGAGCAGGTGAGCCAGCCGGGCCGGAACCGGGTGGACCTCCTGGCCGGGGTCGAGGCGCAGGACGATTGCGCGGTGTTCCGCTTCCGCGGCGACCACGAACTGGTGGTCGGGTCCGACTACGTCCGCGGGCCCAAGTTCCGGCTGTACGAAATGGGACATCTGGACGAGTACGACCTCGGCTACTACCTGGTGGCGGCGAACCTGAGCGATATCGCCGCCATGGGGGCCAGGCCGATCGGCTTGCTGTCAGTGGTCCGCTACCCGCCGGACATGACCGACGCGGTCTTCCGACGGGTGCTGGAGGGCATCCGGGACGCGTGCGCGGCATGGGAGTGTCCGAACGTCGGGGGAGACATCGGTGGTGCCGAGCGCCTCATTCTGTCCGCGTCGGCTCTCGGTGTGTGCCCGGCCGGCGGAACGCTGTTCCGGACCGGCGCGAAGCCGGGCGACGCGATCTGCCTGACCGCGGCCACCGGTTTCGCCGGAGCCGCCATGGCCTACCTGCGCGCCGCCGATCCCCACCCGCTGATCGAGGAGACACACCTGGAAACCATGCTCGCCTACTGGCGCCGGCCGGTGGCCAGGATCGAAAGCGGCCTCGCCCTCAGCGCCAGCGGGGTGGTGACGAGCTGCCAGGACACCTCGGACGGGCTCAAGGCGGCATTGGCCGGCCTGGCGCAGGCCGGTGCCGTCGGGGTCGAGGTTCAAGAGAAGGCTCTGCAGGTACCCGATGCGGTGTCCGCGGTGGCGGCGCACCTCGGTCTTGACCCGCTGTCGGTCGTGTTGGGCGACTCGGTCGACTTCGAGTTGCTGTTCACCGCACCGGAGGATCAGCTCGGCCTGCTCGCGGGCCGGCTCGACTTCCACCAGGTCGGCGTGGTCACCGAGCGACGGGACGTGGTGCTGGTCCGCGAGGACGGCACGCGTGCCGAACTGCCCGGCAAGGCGTGGCGGCACACTCCTCGAGACCCGGCTGACGTCGGAGCGTGA